The segment GCAAAATATCTGAATACTTCTAATtgctgttttttctttccactATTCGAATTGATTTGTTccataataaaataataattgtTTAAGATCGGTTACAAAGCTGCATACTTTCAAACTGAAGTATGAATTTTGAGTACTTTTCCAATGAAATATAATCCACAAGGGAAGGTATTAAGCTATATCGAgaattataaaaaatgcgAGGTCTTAATTAAGCTTGAAAGTCGGTGAAATTAAAGGTCAAATCTTAACATATAATAAACAGATTCGTCTTGAGGTGTTTGTGTGCGTTTTAatgtttattctttctgcTTGAATGTCGATTGAATTTAAGATTCCATATAGGTTTCGagacattttttcaacataCCCGCAGTGCTCCCCTAAATCGATTCTACTGAAATTTTCATAACTGCTTGCTTTGGAATGGCCAATAAAGAAAGTTCATTCTTCCATGTAAAAATGTGAATGTAGGTCCTAAAAACCGCTAGTTTTATTTAACATTTTTGGAACTGATACTTTGCAGAGGCGTTTATGACTATTTCGTTATTTAACAATAAATATGATATTTACcaatataaagaatataaacTACACATCAAACATATTATGACATGTGGGTGAGGTTTTCCCTAGACTTCTCTCCAAACAATTGTCAAAGAGTTTTCCAAATTCGCGTCCTAAATCCCAGTAACTCTTGTTGAAAGTATCTCTCATAAACTGCATCATCCCACATAGAAAGTGAGTATTAGAAATGTGTTGAAGTAGACTTGCTTTTGCCCAAATTTCATTCTGAAAGCTAACTACATCGAGTGAGCTGTCTACATACAGGTTCTGATACATTCTTAATAGATATACTTCAAAACTTTCCATTGGAATGTAATtgttcttctcttttaagTTGTTATTTGCAATTGTTGCTCCATTATTACTAGAGCTACCAATTGTACTTGGACTGTTGCTGTCACTTGGTTGAAGAGATTCCTCATTTGGGTCATCCGTGTTATCCCATATGCTAACTTCACAACCATGTAATGCAAAATTACAAGACCAAATCAAGAGCGAAGTTAATGCAATAGCATATGGCCTTGTGATTACAGGATCAGAGTTCACATTATAGTTTTCCACAATGGTTGGAAGGTTATTCTCCTTTATGATAAAcatttcaaacaaaaactgGAATGCATAGATAACAGCTACACCACCATTGTAGGGATCTTTTGCAAACTGGAGAATTCTCTGACTGATCATATCATATTCGTCGCGGCCAATTGGAACGTTCATCCTCCAAGGTGCTCCcgcatatatataataatcGTGATGCAGGATACGTAAGACAATTTGAGAGATGTGAATAACGGGTATTTTACAATTAGAAGGATTATCGGCGGAAAGTAAGtctaaattttcatcattctCGCAATCTCCATTATCCTGATCACTTTCTCTTTCGGTTGATGCTTCTTCACATGGGGTGTTTATCCTACATAATTTCAGGTCAGTGCAgcttttttgaatttcgtGAAGCCAATAATTCATCGCAAATGAGAGAATATCTTTCCATGAAAGGCCTAAATGGTCAGTTATACCGCCTCTGAAATTAGTAATAAAATAGTCACCATTAAATTCCTCCTGGCATTGAAACAAGATAGAAATTATCCCTGCCAGGAGAATCTTCTTACCAAAAAGACTTTGAATATTCCACTTTGTAGTGTTTTCGAAGCCTATCGAACTATCCCCTTTGTCATCGTTATTTCCTTTGTTTCTTTGCATATTATTATTTCGTAAAATTTGGATGACGTTTTTCATTAACTGCATCAACGCCGACAAGAATGTGTTATTCTCATCCCTTTTTGTGCTTCCATACCCGTGCTCCATCAAAGTTTCGTAACTCAGATCATAAGACTCCCAGACTTGATCGGGACAAGGCAATGTTAATTGAATTTGGTTACTATTAATGAATAAATTCCAATAGCCAAACACTACAGCATGTGTAGTGTCCATGTAAAATGCATAAAAAgctattcttttcaacatttcaaaatcaatccATCTTTTATAAACTTCTTGTGGGTCTTGAATTGAACTTTCCCCAGAATTAGTGCCAGTCTTGACCATTAAAGGATGTCCACCTAAAGAAGGCGTTCGTCTTAATAATTGGATGGTTGTTCCGTGGTGCAAAAAAGACCTTTCGTGTAGATATCTATTTGTACTGGTCTTTTCATATCCTTCGACTAATAATAAACTTTGAATGATGTAGGTTTTAGAAGGAGGTTGAAAATCAGCATGAGAGAAAATTATCCACCTTAAAGGTCCACAAATTGGATCACTAATTTGTTCCCGATACTCGCTTCCTAGAAAACTTGCACCAGTCATAATAAGTGCTAGATTCAAAATCGCAGGCTGTTTGTCCACATGAAAGGAGGGTTTATGGATGAGACCATATTGGGGGTGGAAATTCAACCAAAATGATTTTAATGATTTGTGTATAGATTCAATAGAGACATAGCGTAGCTCTGGAACAAAAGCAAACAATTCTtggcatttttcttttgatatcttatattttgttaaaGGATGTggatggaaaaaagaaggaacgcTTTTCATAGAATGGCGCAATTGTTCCTTGTAgttcaaagagaaattgCTCTCTACTCCTAAATCTTTCGATGATCTCCGTTTTAGCTTATTGATGTTTAGCTTTTGGCTGGAAAGATTATCTTTTACTGAGGTGCTAGGGTTATCGTTGAATTTTGGTTGGGCTTTGGGAATTTTGACATTGTCTTGTTGCAATTCAAACATAACCGGAGGATTTTGAAACCTTTCGTCTTGTTGAAAAGGCTTTTCATTAGCGGGAACTGTAGTCTTATCAGCAAATGTATCATCAATACTCACCTGTGGAGCTTCAGAAAGTTCTTGCATGAACGATTGTAATGGATCGctattcaagaaatttgtAGAAAAAAGGTCCTGCATAATTGACAAATTAGCACCGCTAGAAGAGGATGTTAATTGATCTGTAAATGGATTCTGCGGTGGTAAcggttgttgttgttgttgttgttccGTAAGCTTTTGCTGCTGAAAATATTGTTCTTGTTGCCGATCCTGGGGAAATGACTGGATTGGCTGTTGATATGAACTGTTGGTGGAGGTTCTGTCTTGATATCGTTGCTGTACATTTGGATTAATATTTAAATTCTGATTATTACTGCTACTGTTGTTATTAGATGCATCAACTTCGAACCCATTAGCACTAGTACGGTTATCAAAtatcaaattgaaaaactgATTACCATTTTGACCATTATTCCTTATTCGAGTATCataagaaggaaaattaGGACTTGATTGCTGTGTGTGCATTTGTTGCTGCAATATAGGTTGTTGCAACGGTGCCCGCAGCTGCTGTGGAAATTGCAGTTGTTGTATTTGTTGCATTTGTTGCATTTGTTGTGATTGCTGTGGTTGCTGAAGCTGTTGGGGCTGTTGAATAAAAGGGCGAAACTTTGATTCATGTGTAACCGATGGTAGATTTACAGAATTGGAGTTCATGGTAGAAGTGCCATTCTGCACAGCAATGGGCAATTCATTAGGATTGTATGGCAAGTTTTTAGAAAGTTCTTGATTTAATGTAGAAACCTGTTCTTTATTTGTCCGAGTTAGCCTATTTTTCACCTTCGAGTGTCTCTTTTCATGCCTGATCAATAAGTCTTTCCTCACAAACGTTTTATTACAAGGCGCATTTGTAGTAGGATGCACGAAAGAACAaacatatatttcttttggcCAATGATTTAGCTTGTGTCTTGACAAATGTTCCTGGCGTGAGAAGGTTTTGTTGCATTCAGGATGTGGGCACCTAAACCTTTCAGCGGGAGAAGAGATTGAATTTGGTGCTAAATCATTTTCGGTTTCCCTTTTCCGGAGTCTGCCAGCCAGTTCTTTGCTGTGCATTTCAGCTATGTTAGTAGTTATCTTATTCACTGCTTTGTTGGCTATCGTCGTAACTATAAACACAGCAGATGATACCTAAAAAGTCAATATAGGCCTTTGGAACCTTTAAAGAAGCTTCTCGcaactcaaaaaaaaaaaataaaaaaatcagaagaaaagaagctgaacgaaacaaa is part of the Saccharomyces mikatae IFO 1815 strain IFO1815 genome assembly, chromosome: 16 genome and harbors:
- the SDD4 gene encoding Sdd4p (similar to Saccharomyces cerevisiae YPR022C; ancestral locus Anc_8.130), which gives rise to MHSKELAGRLRKRETENDLAPNSISSPAERFRCPHPECNKTFSRQEHLSRHKLNHWPKEIYVCSFVHPTTNAPCNKTFVRKDLLIRHEKRHSKVKNRLTRTNKEQVSTLNQELSKNLPYNPNELPIAVQNGTSTMNSNSVNLPSVTHESKFRPFIQQPQQLQQPQQSQQMQQMQQIQQLQFPQQLRAPLQQPILQQQMHTQQSSPNFPSYDTRIRNNGQNGNQFFNLIFDNRTSANGFEVDASNNNSSSNNQNLNINPNVQQRYQDRTSTNSSYQQPIQSFPQDRQQEQYFQQQKLTEQQQQQQPLPPQNPFTDQLTSSSSGANLSIMQDLFSTNFLNSDPLQSFMQELSEAPQVSIDDTFADKTTVPANEKPFQQDERFQNPPVMFELQQDNVKIPKAQPKFNDNPSTSVKDNLSSQKLNINKLKRRSSKDLGVESNFSLNYKEQLRHSMKSVPSFFHPHPLTKYKISKEKCQELFAFVPELRYVSIESIHKSLKSFWLNFHPQYGLIHKPSFHVDKQPAILNLALIMTGASFLGSEYREQISDPICGPLRWIIFSHADFQPPSKTYIIQSLLLVEGYEKTSTNRYLHERSFLHHGTTIQLLRRTPSLGGHPLMVKTGTNSGESSIQDPQEVYKRWIDFEMLKRIAFYAFYMDTTHAVVFGYWNLFINSNQIQLTLPCPDQVWESYDLSYETLMEHGYGSTKRDENNTFLSALMQLMKNVIQILRNNNMQRNKGNNDDKGDSSIGFENTTKWNIQSLFGKKILLAGIISILFQCQEEFNGDYFITNFRGGITDHLGLSWKDILSFAMNYWLHEIQKSCTDLKLCRINTPCEEASTERESDQDNGDCENDENLDLLSADNPSNCKIPVIHISQIVLRILHHDYYIYAGAPWRMNVPIGRDEYDMISQRILQFAKDPYNGGVAVIYAFQFLFEMFIIKENNLPTIVENYNVNSDPVITRPYAIALTSLLIWSCNFALHGCEVSIWDNTDDPNEESLQPSDSNSPSTIGSSSNNGATIANNNLKEKNNYIPMESFEVYLLRMYQNLYVDSSLDVVSFQNEIWAKASLLQHISNTHFLCGMMQFMRDTFNKSYWDLGREFGKLFDNCLERSLGKTSPTCHNMFDV